The genomic DNA TTGAACTCCTTCAGGAAGAGAGTGAATGGGTTGTGATGGTCCTCTACACCAGGTTGATCTCCTTCAGGAAGAGAGTGAATGGGTTGTGATGGTCCTCTACACCAGGTTGAACTCCTTGAGGTTCTGCTTGAGGAGCGTGTCTTTGACAGCGGCAAAGACAAAGCGGATGTTCTCCGTGTCAGTGGCGCAGGTGAAGTGGGAGTAGAGACGCTTGGCCTTGTCTGGGTTCTGTTCCAGGAACATCTCCAGGATGAAATATTTTGCAGATTTTGCATCATTTTTGGGGCCTAGAGATATCAtcaaaacatatatttaaagGTTAATAAATGGAAAATCATGACCTCTTTTAAGGCAGAGACTTGATCTGGCCATTCTGGTCATATTACATCTTGTTTTATTACTGGGTCTGGTTCATCCCCATGCTGCCCTCTCCACATGGTTTCACAGTCAATGATGGCTACGGAaaccttgtttttatttttccctatTTTTCCCTAATTAGGAAGGCCAAATTTGTATATATTCGCACTCTTTATTGAGATCTTCGCTGTTAatgagaaaaatgaatgaacacagTCCATTAGAACAGATTGTGTCATACCCCTGTTTCAGACTCTCAGCTACCCTCCTTTAACAGACATAGTGTCATGGAGGACCCCTCATGTGTAGCTTGTGCAAGCAGACTGTGGCCCCATTGGAAAGAAGTCACTGCTGCACTGTGGGacaactggggcagcctgtagcatagtggttaagggaaatgaccgggacatgcaaggtcggtggttctaatcctggtgtaaccacaataagatctgcacagctgttgggcccttgagcaaggcccttaaccctgcattgttccaggcgAGGATTGTctcgtgcttagtctaatcaagttcacgttgctgtggataagagcgtctgccaaattccagtaatgtaataatgtaactaCAGGGACCGTGCTTTGGCTAATTATGCACCACCCTGTATTGTACACACACTCTTCTGCGCACACTAGAGTATAAACATGCTgcctggagtaatgtggggtcaagggccttgctcaagtgcccaacaccTGAACTgatcaagcaccttagccactaggctataggctgccgtATTTCATTCAATTCCACATGTGTgcagaagcacacacaaacattcacatctacatacgcatacacacacatgcaaaggcACAAACGCACAAACATTGAAATACACaagaggggcacacacacacatgcatgtgcacacacagacttatGGGTACATGAATGGAGTCACCGGTGTAGTCTGGAAAGTAGTCGGCGAGATGAGACTGTGCGATCTTCTCCTTCAGCAGGTCGGTTTTATTGAGGAAGAGGATGACGGATGACTCCAGGaaccagtctgaggtcaagatgGTCCGAAAGAGCGCTTTGCTCTCCTGCATCCGGTTCTAAATGTGTGACACACACCTGTGTCATCATACACCTGCAGAACCATACTCCCGTGACATTACACACCTTCAACCCACCTTGAATGTAAAGACTCTCAGATAAGGGCTGacagtcagcactttaacctcatattcataatttcatttcaaatggtaTAGCACAGAGCCAGAACAAAAATTGAGCCAAATAATCCTGCAATATGAAAGCGGTAGAGagacattttgtttggtttgctaTATCCTTTACATGCATATATTCGCCacaatttcagttttcagtCACTTTGGATTGTTTCCCATCCTTccataaaactttattttagGACTCTTTTGGCTCATatccatatttttttattcattccaATATGGTCTTTTAATTCTTGCTGCTGATGAGGTTTCCATCTTGAAGTGGAGCCTTGTGATATTTTCAGTCCTGCcctgctggtgatgtcactgggcTTTTATTCACAGCTCTTCAGATTTATCCGTCATCAACTGCAGTCATCTTCAATCTGTACAGTGTTAAAGTCCATCAGTGGTTTCTTACTTTTTCAAGACTTCTCCAACTGCTGTAATTGATATACCCAAGTACAGCAGTCTGTGCTATCCATCTTCAGAAATTATTAGGTTTCTCTCAATTTAGTTGTTTTGCAGCCTTAATCCCTTAGTCCCTCTGGTCTTCATGATGGTGTTGGCCTCTGATTGCAGATGCGATCGCCACAGATCAAAACAAAGGCTAAAGCCAGGACTAGACACCCACTGCTGTTTTCTGAGTCAACAATTTATGCAAAAGGAAGATTACCTGAGCctcatttatttctgaaaaattGTAAACGACTCTACTGTATATACACGTGTAAATACCATGAAGCAAAAGCGGATTgtctccctgctgtaaaatccagttatgccAGATTGACCAGCTTTAAAATccagctggccaaccagctaccagcaaccaacatagcttgagctgttttttttccagcagggctaTACTTCTGTCTCAAATTCATCATATCTTCATAtgatttcaaaatcaaaaaacaCAGGCCATAGAACCGCCTGGACAAAACCACTGCTCTTACACTGCAGTCAGTCCTGGTCTGTCAGATGGCCTCACCTCATTGTGACTCTCGATTAAGACCTGGTCGTATTCGCTGAGAGCCACGAGGAATATTACGGAGGTGACCTTCTCAAAACAGTGAATCCACTTCCGTCTCTCTGATCTTTGGCCTCCCacatctaccatcctgcagacATACAAAGAACAAACAAATTACCCATCATCCCATTTGGTATTCTGACTGTTTtactccctgctgtaaaatccagttatgccagcttgaccagcttgaaaatcgagctggccaagctggtcatgaagctcgtctagctgggtatgagctggtcaaccagctagagCTTAGACAAGATACCAGGTTGTGGCAGGTGGGGCTCTGGTTACGAGAGTCTACTGGTTTAGTCAGTGGCGGGCAGCTAGTTAGGATGGGCCCCggtgcaagatttttttttatgagtCTTCCTCTAAGacgcaggcatgcacacgcaaacgcatataaactacacacatgcacacacacaaacacacacacacacagcaccaatagacagatattttacagacaatacTTTAGGACAAAGGATACATTGTTTGCGATACCTTAGAACATttgtcagaaccatggaccaacacGGATGGTCATAGTATCAAATCAACAAGTTCTAAGTTCttcaaacaaataaactaacgatacttgggatgtttacataacttaGCTTAGGCCTATAGCCTActcatgtgtcagtatcagagaaaaagcacaacacaataaattcactgaatgtattattCACCgtgttcttatgcctaattcactgaatgcattttttacaataaaatatgaaaaatgaaataaaactggaATCTAGAAGTCTAGGGggtggaaatataggttgagagacgttttgacatATAGACAGACTAGGTTAACCCCAGTACAGCTCAgggtttacctggatatagcatGGCTACGTCCTAGTTGCtcgaaaactttaacttttcggCCAAATATAGTAGACTAACGTCatatctagcttgctatccAACCTACAAGGTTACGTCGCCGTAAAGACCTGTGAAAAAGGGGGTACTAATATAAGACACGGAGAGACATGGGCCCTCCTAAACCACAGGCCCTGCACCGCCTATATCACCGCCACTGCGTTACGTAGACAGACACCTGGACTACATGATTAATTAATCCAGGCTGTTATGTGTGCTCTGTCCCACAGCAGGCGTCTGAGACCAGGGGAactacagaccacagagtggTGGAAAGCCATAGAGCTGACAAATGACAGCTACAAAGCTAGTTTGGTAGTTTGTCGTCATTGTTTGTTTGCCATTTTCATCCCAATCCCAGGAGGGCACCGGACGAAGacctttttgtacatttttccaTAGTTTgtgttctctcccctctctctctcgctcaccctctcccctctctctctctctctctctctctctcccaagtCCTTCTCCCTGTTATGTGTGCTCTGTCCCACAGCAGGCGTCTGAGACCAGGGGAactacagaccacagagtggTGGAAAGCCATAGAGCTGACAAATGACAGCTACAAAGctagtttggttttgtttgtcgTCATTGTTTGTTTGCCATTTTCATCCCAATCCCAGGAGGGCACCGGACGAAGacctttttgtacatttttccaTAGTTTgtgttctctcccctctctctctcgctcaccctctcccctctctctctctctctctcccaagtCCTTCTCCCTGGAGACTGAATAAAATACCAGGTAAAACCATTCACCAACATCTCCCAGGGCCAATTTCTTCTGTAcacccaggggtgtgtcacgccatgcttgagctgtttttttcagcagggcacccTTCTCTCCGGTTCTTCTGGTCTTCATGTCTGACAGCAGTGCAAGTGAGAGGGGCGTACCTGCAGGTGTCTGACAGTAGTGCAAGTGAGAGGATGTACCTGAAAATGTCTGACAgtagtgcaggtgagaggggaaTACCTGCAGGTGTCTGACAgtagtgcaggtgagaggggcgtACCTCCAGGTGTCTGACAgtagtgcaggtgagaggggcgtACCTGCAGGTGTCTGACAGtactgcaggtgagaggggcgtACCTGCAGGTGTCTGACAGTAGTGCAGGTTAGAGGGGCGTACCTGCAGGTGTCTGACAgtagtgcaggtgagaggggcgtACCTGGAAATGTCTGACAgtagtgcaggtgagaggggcgtACCTGCAGGTGTCTGACAgtagtgcaggtgagaggggcgtACCTGAAGATGGTGTTGTCCAGATCGAAGGGGTACTCAATGATGCCGGTGGTGGGCACTCTGACCCGCAGGATGTCCTCCTGCGTGGGGATGTAGGAGGGGCTGGAGATCCGCTCGAGAGCGCTCAGGTAACTGCCAGATAAAATCCTGTCAGATTATCTCTCACGGACATCCAGTTTATCTCTCACAAACATTCAGATTACCTCTCTCAGACATTCAGATTACCTCTCTCAGACATTCAGATTATCTATCATGGACATCCAGATTATCTCTTATAGACATTCAGATTATTATagtgagaaagacagagaaagacagagagatagtgagaaagagagaaagacagagagatggtgagaaagacagagaaagacagagagtgcAAAATGAATAATCTGAAATTGTTTTTCCTATGGAGAACTGACTAAGCAGAGACATGACACAGGAGGATTTCAGCACAAGAAAGTCTACTTTGAcataaaaagcagaaaagacAGTCAGTTCCAGTCTGTGAAGGGCAGGTTATACTGTGCAACCCTAATGTACAGCATTGTTTCGTTATTTGCCTATTTGTGTTGAGAATATGAAATGAGAAAGGTTGTTGGTCAGGTTAAGTTAAAAGGCTTTATAACTAAAAATATgtcactttaaaggtacaataggtaatttcggacttctaatggtcaagagaggaaaagcagcaacaaaccccttcaaaccacaacactgtttatccctcccccttctctgtgaatgcgctgacgttgaaatgccattggctaatttttgggccgtcaactgtatattttgaaacccgaatttaaggactataaacacaggcacagggtcagtcgacatgtcagtgagcctttttcaatgataggaagggatttacaatggtctggtaacaatgttttgacacagaaatcttacctattgcacctttaataaatacatttgatatttAAAATAGCTTTGGCTGCTGTGCTTAACTGTATGTGTATCATTGtatcctgtttcctgtttcctatAACGGCCCTCAGGTGCTCGGAGTGTTGGACTTGCGGgatcatactgtgtgtgtgttttcagtgggGAAACGACACTGACTATCTGGTGGAGTCGGACAGCTGGTACTCCCGGCGCCGGTCGTAGCACTGCTGGGTCCCCGGGTCCTTCCACAGCCCCTCGATGGCGTCTACGAGCCTCTGCTGCAACGCAGAGAGCTTACCAACGTCCAGCTCGCTCAGCATCTCTGCGTGGGCCTGAGGAAACCAACACACATTCCATCATCCTGGACTAAACACAGATCCTGTGGAGTCTGAACGGAATCCAAGAACCAGCAGAAGTCTATCATTTTGCGCAGATACGACTCCAACATACTGACATACACTTTTCCGAAGATTGCACTGGGCCTCATACACAAAACATGGATATGATCATATTTCATTATTACCTGTGCTTTTGAAAGCTTTCACaaacatttcagattttttttttctcatctgaATTTGAGTGTTCTGGACTGTATTGTATTGGCGTGTactagtgtttttgttttttcatctgAATTTGTTCTCTGGTATAATCAAAATGTATGTAAAGTGTAGGatgctacattacatttgaactaACTTCTAATTTTTCtaatctatttttttaacatCTAATTTTTAATCTAAATTTAGATTATAACCTTGCTGGTTGTTTATAGATTAAAGTGATAAGTAGGAACTTTTCTTAAGAACTAAAATGACAAATTTAAGAAGAGTCCTGTGAATGAGGCCCATTATTCCTGTTACATTGCTTGCTGGGATGACATTAACACTTGCTGGTGTTTTGGATAACTTTATTGCTAGATGAATAGTGTCCTGGGAGTCTGGAGAATGAGGTGGCTCTTACAGTGTTGTGGTCCAGGAGGAGGATGTTGAAGGTCTTGAGGGCCTGGATCATGGCCTGCATGGAGATGAGGATGTTCTGGTAAACCAGCCTAGTGAAACCACGCCGATCCTCTATTGTGTACCCAGAGCCGTGGATGATCCGCATCTGTTTGATGAACGTGCTTTTCCCGCTCTCCCCTGTACCTGAGGACatggaacacacaacacacaacacacagaacacatggaacacacaacacacaggtcacaggtcacatggAACACATggaacacacaggtcacaggaacacacaggtcacagggAACACatggaacacacaacacacaggtcacaggaACACACGGGTCACAGGTCACATGGAACACAtggaacacacaacgcacaggTCACATGGAACAtcgaacacacaacacacaggtcacatggaacacacaacacacagaacacatggaagacacaacacacagaacacatggaagacacaacacacagaacacatggaagacacaacacacagaacacatggaagacacaacacacagaacacatggaacacgcaacacacaggtcacatggaacacacaacacacaggtcacatggaacacacaacacacagaacacatggaacacacaacacacaggtcacatggaacacacaacacacagaacacatggaacatacaacacacagaacacatggaacatacaacacacagaccacatggaagacacaacacacaggtgacatggaacacacaacacacagaataCAGAATACATAGAATACACAGGTCACAtggaacacacagaacacacaacatacaggTCACACGGAACACACAACAACAGTCTGGTTTTCATTAAAGAGTTCAACTTTGAGAGGTAAAGAATAAGTAAAAATTTAAAGTTTTGGTGTTATCATTTCTTACGTTTCATTAGCAACACAGTAACAGACAAGGAGAATCAGAGACACATTGAGTGACTGAGGTCAGTCAGTGCGAGCAGAAGAACAATGCTTTCAGAAATTGTACACTTTTTTGTCAGCTCCAAACTAATCGTTTTAAATTACTGCTTTCAACCCTAATGCAGATATAACAAACTTGATATAAAAGTATGGGACTGGATAGGTGAAACAGGTTTCGAACATGCAGTGTTGAAGAGTCGGGTTACGGCTTAACTTCTGAAATCTTCCAGATAGCGAGAAACCAGACGGGCAACCTGGAGCGGACCTTACTGCCCTATCGCCATGGCAACACTGCCGATGAACCCTGCCTCAGTGAATGTGGTTAATGCCGTAACTAAGGGACGTCACCAGGGACtttgggccccatgaaaagaaaacctaaaaatgggtcactgTGAGTTTAGAAACACAATTTAACATAATTACCCATATATCATATGCACTTCTTGTTCAAATCTTCTCATCAATTTAATCCATCCAAATTGCTTCTAATAAACTGTTGGCTATAATGGCTCATGCACGACCGTGTAATGTAAGGTCAATTCATGAAAATATTGCATGAAGGACGCTTGACTGATTTAAGGATTAATTGGATAATGCACTATGAGCCACAGCATTGTACACAACGTTAGTGCTTATATACCCTCCGTCGTATATTTTAAATAGTTTTCTAGTTTGATGAACAAAGCTACATTGTCTCAACACGTTTTGCATGAAGCCTACAGTATTTCCATATTGAGAATGAATGGGTCATATGGGTCATACGGACATGGTCAACCTAATAACCTAATCACTATCGACCAAATTAACCAAGCCGCACAATGTCGCTAGTTAAAGGGCATCTGCCAGTCTATCTATATGGGTGCGTATCTGTtccatgttaaaatgttttcaaacattttattttatttttttattttagtaaagGCGCTATCGCGTTTATCGGACGAAAGGATGACGCCGATGACTGAAAAGCCCTAGACTAGAGCCACTATGCAAATCCAGAAAAACCACTGAAACCATCCCGCCCTGCCGTCCGTGGGCTAGCTTATGCTACTGATCCAGTACCACTAAGATGGTGTATAAATTTCAGTTAATTCACGTTCCCTTCTATCACCGAAATTCATGTGTGCAACCAATCAGCATTAGTTCACATGTTGTAATTCGGCTTGATGTTTAAGTGGCAAGGCTTTCAAtaatgatttgttttattttgccttttaaGATTAAGTggataaagtatatattccaattgaaaacaatgtcgatgctttgaaaaaaaaaaagttagcaCTACCACTTGTAGTCAGGACTTACAGATATTTTCACAAATCAGATAAGTGTTGCATTATGAAGTTTTCCAAATACATCCTTGGGACAGTATGCTTTCCCTTACAATATAATATTTCTCAGTTATTCAGGCTACCTTCTAAGTGGCGGGTAGGCTGCATGTTACCAGAATTCGTCTAAACCCTACATTTCCGATCCGTTTACAATAATTACGTTTGTGGACAGTTCGGTGTCTATTCGTTTTGAATATTAATTGGACTGAACTGGACTTACCCAACAAAAGCAACTTCAGTTCTCTTCGCGAATCCCGCTTGTCGCGTCTTAACTGCTTTTCGATTTCTTGACTTATTCGCTGGCATTCTCTGGCATCCGATGACATGCAGCAATCATCCATGGTTTAGGCTATCCCATAAAATTAACTTCTCTCAAAACCCCCTTTTTAGGCCTACGGTCAGATCAGAAGGCTTGTGATGAATCTAGGCTAAACCCTGAATTAGGTTTTTATTGGGTCGCTTCTCAGGTGAGCGCAAAGGGGTTGTCTTTTGGGAAGCCAATTGCATTGCACGCATGCGTGTGGGGAATTATTCAGCACAGGTATCCGAGAACAAGTTAAACAAAGTGTAGCAACGGAGATGCAAAGTAGATAGGCTTACGAGCAAGAGTGCACTGCTCTTCACGTTAAGGACAGTTGCATAGCAGGTGTAGTGGTGAATCACATAGGCCCAAATTACATTACTCTAAAACAAACGCTATTAATCTGAGTTACGTTTTTAAACTTGCCCATTGAGCGCAAGCCATGTTGCTCACATGTACAGATTATTTATAGATGAAAGTACACATTCATGGGGAGCAAAAAGACATCAATAATAAATACACCTCTCACATTTACAAACAAACGCGCCCGGGAGATTCCCAAGCCTTTtgttctttggacagatgagaactttttggatgacacCGGTCCCATTACAGTCCATATTTTGCACTGAAATACTGAGAGTCCTAAATGTATAACAGGTAAATCTATACATTTTTTGAACCATAAACTCCTTGACCACAAGTGTGCAAAATCTAAGAGCAATGTGCAGAAACGATCTAAGGagcaaaatgtaagcagtgtaccCAGGTGTCCATCAAGTGTCTCCATATCTATCCAAAATGGCGACATTGTCCATTGCtgtaaattataaaataatcatGTATATTTTACAAATCAACTGTTGTGACATAAAACTCATTCTGCATTTCAAGTGGGAATTACTATATTTCTATTAGTATAGGTTCTAAGATATCTAGCGGTGCAAAAACCTATCCAAAAAGTCTTATacatattaataaaatgtttgttttttttgtccacTAAAAGCATACACAACAGACGTAGGATCACAGACCAGGCATACATTGTTGGAAAGCTTATACTGTCCTCTACTGGATAAGAGAATACGCAAACAAGATTGGATCAAAAGGAGTGGAAACGCTCTTTAAATACAAGTTATTTATTATGGGTGGGAGACATGCCTACTCTCACTCcctattttaacatttttatccaCAGATTATTCAAGACAATAAATGACCACTGAACTGGTAAAATGGTATATGTATTCCAAATTTAGTAGCATATACTGACAGTAGAATGATGAGGTATGCTTATGGTAACCTCATGTATTTTACTATTCAGTGGGTAGCGTcgtatttacaaaaaataataaactaaaaaaatggacttacgatgactgttgtctttttgtttagaacagctcttcatgcacGTTTTGCTATTCATGGATTTGAGGCTTTTACTTGTAGACGAACCTCTGCACctgaaagtcgctttggatgaaaagcatctgccaaattacaaaaatgtaaatccaacaatatccaatatttttttgcgttATATTTCCAACAAGCTGAAAGTCTTTTGGGCATTTCCATaccaagttgacatttttacgatGAGTAGTTTGAGAACGAGAGCTTTGCTGGAGACTAGCATCAGTCTGCATCTTCACCTGCAACACGATGACAGAAGCACACTTTCTGATCAGGGAGGAGCCTGCTCAGGCAAACGAACAGGGGCAGTGTGCCTGCTCACCCAAGCACACTGCCATTGCAGTAGAGCTgggaaatggcattgagatcaGCTTTGAAAAGGgagagatattgaggttcaaaataatattttgaatggaagtgtcAACCAACACAAACGTACGGAGGAAATTTCCATTGTACAAGGCCTTGGTTAGCACAGCCAGGACTGGCTGGAATACCTATGTTGAATAGTAATGTCTAATCGTGAATTTCGTCTAATGATCAGAAAtcaaccattcagtgtgacaaacatgcaatcagagaggaaatcaggaagggggcaacgTATTTCACAGCACTGCATGCAGTGGCTTCAGTTTAAGCATAGGAGCAGGTTTTTGTCTTAGTCTGGAAGACCGTATTAAGGTTTGCTGATTCAGATGttgtagtgctgggctaaagtAGCACCCACACTGACACTTAACGGATAAGATAGGGGTTAGAGCATAATTAAGAACACTGTTTACAGGGCAAAAGTGGATGTTTTATGACATTTTACTGCAGAACCTGGCTGATAaagacacacaggcatgtaaCTGGGTCATTGACACAGACAGGGCATCACGGCATGCCCTATACTCAACATTCTGTCATTAGAGAATCAGACATGCAGGAATGTTGCCCAGAGCAACATTCTGGAAGCACCGATTCAGAGCACTTAATGCACAGAACGCTCCACACAAGAGGTGTAGTGGACACTTCAAGATCAGACTGGACAGACTCATTATCTGGATTAGATCGTAAATTGGCTGAATGGCCTTTTTGGCAATCAGTATagttcatctgtgtgtgcatttctttgTGGCCTAAATTAACTTAAATGAACTAAAATTGCAACTGAAGTTCTTGAGAATGTCAATAGTTTTACTACATAAAAATGATGAATGTTATTGTAGCCAAGCCTGGGACAAATACGCAATAAATTCGGATTCAGACCCTGcgtccctccaggactggagttactgCAAAACTGCAGACCCTGcatccctccaggactggagttactgtaaacctgcagaccctgcgtc from Conger conger chromosome 12, fConCon1.1, whole genome shotgun sequence includes the following:
- the LOC133141782 gene encoding guanine nucleotide-binding protein G(q) subunit alpha-like gives rise to the protein MDDCCMSSDARECQRISQEIEKQLRRDKRDSRRELKLLLLGTGESGKSTFIKQMRIIHGSGYTIEDRRGFTRLVYQNILISMQAMIQALKTFNILLLDHNTAHAEMLSELDVGKLSALQQRLVDAIEGLWKDPGTQQCYDRRREYQLSDSTRYYLSALERISSPSYIPTQEDILRVRVPTTGIIEYPFDLDNTIFRMVDVGGQRSERRKWIHCFEKVTSVIFLVALSEYDQVLIESHNENRMQESKALFRTILTSDWFLESSVILFLNKTDLLKEKIAQSHLADYFPDYTGPKNDAKSAKYFILEMFLEQNPDKAKRLYSHFTCATDTENIRFVFAAVKDTLLKQNLKEFNLV